Proteins co-encoded in one Clostridia bacterium genomic window:
- a CDS encoding glycerate kinase, with the protein MKIVIATDSFKGTLSAVEIADCVSDRLRRRFPSAQISAVPVSDGGEGLVECLAAAMPVRTIKRTVTGPLFEKVEAQFLLAGDLAVVETAQAAGLPLVDPPDVLHATTYGVGEMIREAEALGAKRILLGLGGSATNDLGCGMAAALGCRFWDGERYFVPTGGTLAAVQRIEYAAPHDVTALCDVKNPLYGPNGAAYVYGRQKGATDETLPLLDEGLRKVAAILTADGKTEFDGEGAGAAGGLGAGVVAFLGGRRRRGIDAVLDAVGFDETVRNADLVVTGEGCLDDQSFQGKVIDGIISRCKSKVVALVGQAQAGLDYAAWGLDAVFTTAKYQTTPDYRKEARETLRKAADELADWVADNIRR; encoded by the coding sequence ATGAAGATCGTCATTGCAACGGATAGTTTCAAGGGCACGTTGTCTGCCGTGGAGATAGCCGACTGCGTAAGCGACCGCTTGCGCCGTCGTTTTCCGTCCGCGCAAATTTCCGCCGTGCCCGTATCGGACGGGGGCGAAGGATTGGTGGAATGTCTGGCGGCCGCCATGCCCGTCCGCACGATCAAGCGCACGGTGACGGGCCCCCTGTTTGAAAAGGTCGAAGCGCAGTTTCTGCTGGCGGGCGACCTCGCCGTCGTCGAAACGGCGCAAGCGGCGGGACTGCCCCTCGTCGATCCGCCCGACGTATTGCACGCCACCACCTACGGCGTGGGCGAAATGATACGCGAGGCCGAAGCGCTGGGTGCCAAACGCATTTTGTTGGGGTTGGGCGGCAGCGCCACCAACGACCTGGGGTGCGGCATGGCGGCGGCCTTGGGATGCCGCTTTTGGGACGGCGAACGCTACTTCGTGCCCACGGGCGGTACGCTCGCCGCGGTCCAACGCATAGAATACGCCGCGCCGCACGACGTAACGGCCCTCTGCGACGTCAAAAATCCCCTCTACGGCCCGAACGGCGCGGCCTACGTCTACGGCAGGCAAAAAGGCGCGACGGACGAAACCTTGCCCCTGTTGGACGAGGGATTGCGCAAAGTGGCCGCCATTCTCACAGCGGACGGCAAAACCGAGTTCGACGGGGAAGGCGCGGGCGCGGCGGGCGGTCTGGGCGCGGGCGTCGTGGCCTTTTTGGGCGGAAGAAGACGGCGCGGTATAGACGCCGTATTGGACGCCGTCGGATTCGACGAAACGGTACGCAACGCCGACCTCGTGGTGACGGGCGAAGGATGTCTGGACGACCAGAGTTTCCAAGGCAAGGTGATAGACGGCATTATCAGCCGCTGCAAGTCCAAAGTGGTCGCTTTGGTGGGACAGGCCCAAGCAGGGCTCGACTACGCGGCGTGGGGACTCGACGCGGTATTCACCACCGCCAAGTACCAAACCACCCCCGATTACCGCAAGGAAGCGCGAGAAACCTTACGCAAGGCAGCGGACGAATTGGCCGATTGGGTGGCGGATAATATCCGCCGATAA
- a CDS encoding leucine-rich repeat domain-containing protein, which produces MKRFTIWLGIVLTMATTALLLSACGPLYLQRIQPNKSLDLEFSDVGDGMAVTGYSVKNDDRLVAFIPRSYKGKPVVAIKDRAFAGCSNLISINIPDSVTSIGEYAFSVCSGLTSITIPDSVTSIGGYAFYDCSGLISIIIPDSVTSIGDGAFYGCSELTSVTIPDSVTSIGEDAFSGCSRLNHVVIGANVRRVASRAFEGCDRLSTVFFMGDSEDWDRIVIQMYNRDLVAATRYYYSETEPIEKGNFWHYVDGVPTEWEGTSNYSAQQGTQDFQYALADGKYTVTGYIGSDTEVEIPAFYQDKLVTSIGDGAFSGCSELTSITIPEGVISIGQGAFYNCTQLISIVLPRSIAEIGGNACCYCDRLNAVFYRGTFEEYISIDIDGLNRGYIDDALILYSATQPTEAGNYWHYVDGVPTVWEETAGPSAQSGTQGLQYYLSLNEYHVSRYIGSDTEVVVPAIYQGKPVTAIGNRAFESCSGLTSITIPNSVITICDHAFSRCSGLTSITIPHSVTHIGEYAFYKCTGLNTVTFAEGSQLTTIWDHAFYGCTGLTSITIPASVTYIREFAFYNCSRLYDVDIPGSVTYIWPYAFSGCSALPSISIPDSMTTIGEGMLQYCFNLTAVFIPDSVTSICWSAFDYCKALRFVLYKGTSAQWESIDIMSGNTALLDAIRYYYSATQPTEAGNYWHYVDGVPTPWK; this is translated from the coding sequence ATGAAAAGATTTACGATTTGGCTGGGGATAGTTTTGACGATGGCGACCACTGCGCTTCTTTTGTCCGCGTGCGGTCCGTTATATTTGCAACGCATACAGCCTAACAAAAGTTTGGATCTGGAGTTTTCGGATGTGGGCGATGGTATGGCGGTCACAGGCTATTCCGTGAAGAATGACGATCGATTGGTCGCTTTTATCCCGCGCTCGTATAAAGGAAAACCTGTTGTCGCCATCAAGGACAGGGCTTTCGCGGGTTGCTCTAACTTGATTTCTATCAACATCCCCGATAGTGTAACCTCTATCGGAGAATATGCGTTCTCGGTCTGTAGCGGGTTGACTTCCATCACCATCCCCGACAGCGTGACCTCTATCGGGGGGTATGCGTTCTATGACTGTAGCGGGTTAATTTCTATCATCATTCCCGACAGCGTGACCTCTATTGGGGACGGTGCGTTCTATGGCTGTAGCGAATTGACCTCTGTCACGATACCCGACAGCGTGACCTCTATCGGGGAAGATGCGTTCAGCGGCTGTAGCAGGTTGAATCACGTGGTAATCGGCGCAAACGTGCGTAGAGTCGCGAGCCGGGCTTTCGAAGGATGCGACAGGTTGAGTACCGTCTTCTTTATGGGGGATAGCGAAGATTGGGACCGCATCGTTATTCAGATGTACAACCGTGACCTTGTCGCGGCAACTCGCTACTATTACAGCGAGACCGAGCCTATCGAAAAGGGCAATTTTTGGCATTACGTGGACGGCGTTCCCACCGAGTGGGAAGGAACGTCGAATTACTCTGCGCAGCAAGGGACGCAAGACTTTCAATATGCTTTGGCTGACGGTAAATATACCGTGACGGGATATATTGGTAGCGATACCGAGGTGGAAATCCCCGCGTTCTACCAAGACAAACTCGTGACCTCTATTGGGGACGGTGCGTTCTCTGGCTGTAGCGAATTGACCTCTATCACCATTCCCGAGGGTGTCATCTCTATCGGACAGGGTGCCTTTTACAATTGCACTCAACTTATATCCATTGTTTTGCCGCGAAGTATAGCCGAAATAGGAGGTAACGCGTGTTGCTATTGTGATCGATTGAATGCGGTTTTTTATCGCGGCACGTTTGAAGAGTACATTTCCATCGATATAGATGGGCTTAATCGAGGTTATATCGATGACGCTCTAATTCTGTACAGCGCCACCCAACCCACCGAGGCGGGTAACTACTGGCATTACGTGGACGGCGTTCCCACCGTGTGGGAAGAGACGGCTGGCCCCTCTGCACAGTCGGGTACCCAAGGCTTGCAGTACTATCTATCATTAAATGAATATCATGTTTCTAGATATATTGGTAGCGATACCGAGGTGGTAGTCCCCGCGATCTACCAAGGCAAACCCGTGACTGCGATTGGGAACCGGGCGTTCGAGAGCTGTAGCGGGTTGACCTCTATCACTATTCCCAATAGCGTGATCACTATCTGCGATCATGCATTCTCTCGCTGTAGCGGGTTGACCTCTATCACCATTCCCCATAGCGTGACCCATATTGGGGAATATGCATTCTATAAGTGTACTGGGTTGAACACTGTTACCTTTGCCGAGGGTAGCCAACTGACCACTATCTGGGATCATGCGTTCTATGGGTGTACTGGTTTGACATCTATCACCATCCCCGCGAGCGTGACCTATATCAGGGAATTTGCATTCTACAACTGTAGCAGATTGTACGATGTGGATATCCCCGGCAGTGTGACCTATATTTGGCCTTATGCGTTCAGTGGCTGTAGCGCATTGCCCTCTATTAGCATTCCAGACAGCATGACAACCATTGGAGAAGGCATGCTTCAGTACTGCTTTAACTTGACCGCTGTCTTTATCCCCGACAGTGTGACGTCTATTTGTTGGAGTGCATTCGATTACTGTAAAGCCTTGAGATTCGTCCTCTATAAGGGAACATCTGCGCAGTGGGAATCGATCGACATTATGTCAGGAAATACCGCATTGTTAGACGCCATCCGCTACTACTACAGCGCCACACAACCCACCGAGGCGGGTAACTACTGGCATTACGTGGACGGCGTTCCCACCCCGTGGAAATAA
- a CDS encoding helix-turn-helix transcriptional regulator: MDVCEAVKTRIYSLCAQRGISINKLATEAGLSRSSLKNILYGKSRNPGIVTIKILCDGLNMSLAQFFDAEPFSALDQEIK, encoded by the coding sequence ATGGACGTATGTGAAGCAGTCAAAACGCGCATCTATAGCTTGTGTGCGCAACGCGGTATCAGCATCAACAAATTGGCGACAGAGGCGGGCTTGTCCCGTTCGTCGCTCAAAAATATTCTGTATGGGAAAAGCCGCAACCCCGGCATTGTTACCATCAAAATCCTTTGCGACGGATTGAATATGAGTTTGGCGCAGTTCTTTGACGCAGAGCCCTTTAGCGCTTTGGACCAGGAGATCAAATAG
- a CDS encoding MATE family efflux transporter, with product MKRSGMRVKDMDMTKGGLFGKIAAVALPLALSGILQLVFNAADLVVIGKYSETSTVSLAAVSSNTALIGLIINVAIGLSLGANVALGQAIGRGDKEGAHRALHTAMLLSVVCGLATAAIGCAMARLFLEWMQTDATVIDKATTYLRIYFAGAPANIVFNFGVSVLRTKGDTTRPLLYLAAAGLLNVGLNMVLVIYAKMDVAGVALATIVSQYISCALTVAALVREKGYCRLVLKDLRFYKRELIQIVKVGLPSGILSSFFSIANVLIQSNVNTYGAALIAGSATGNSLEGFIIVSMNSVGNASVTFSGQNFGARRFDRIQRTVGICVGLECLVCGLGAALFLGFGRFFLGLYTNDPMVVVYAYNRLWVTLPLYFVCGTAEVFAGGMRGMGHAVKPMMSNLFCICVFRVIWVNTICQIYHVPELLYLSWPLSWLINVVSSGVLYGYTLYRERTHESPVEPADESPVEGAPVVA from the coding sequence ATGAAGAGATCTGGTATGCGCGTCAAAGATATGGATATGACTAAGGGCGGTCTGTTCGGCAAGATAGCGGCGGTGGCTCTGCCGCTGGCGTTGTCGGGCATTTTGCAACTCGTCTTCAACGCGGCGGATCTCGTCGTCATCGGCAAGTATTCCGAGACGAGCACGGTGTCGTTGGCGGCGGTCAGTTCCAACACGGCGCTCATCGGTCTCATCATCAACGTGGCCATTGGGCTGTCCTTGGGCGCCAACGTGGCGTTGGGGCAGGCCATCGGTCGAGGGGACAAAGAAGGCGCGCACCGTGCTTTGCATACCGCCATGCTCTTGTCCGTGGTGTGCGGGTTGGCCACCGCAGCCATAGGCTGCGCGATGGCGCGGCTTTTCCTCGAGTGGATGCAGACGGACGCCACGGTCATCGACAAGGCCACGACGTATCTGCGCATCTACTTTGCGGGTGCGCCCGCCAATATCGTCTTCAATTTCGGCGTGTCCGTGTTGCGGACCAAGGGCGACACCACCCGCCCGCTGTTGTATTTGGCTGCCGCGGGGCTACTGAACGTGGGGCTCAATATGGTCTTGGTCATCTACGCCAAGATGGACGTCGCGGGCGTGGCGCTCGCCACCATCGTCTCCCAATATATCAGTTGCGCTTTGACCGTCGCCGCCCTCGTTAGGGAGAAAGGCTATTGCCGCCTCGTTCTCAAGGATCTGCGCTTCTACAAGCGCGAATTGATACAAATCGTCAAGGTGGGGCTTCCCTCGGGCATATTGAGTTCTTTTTTCTCCATCGCCAACGTGCTTATCCAGTCCAACGTCAACACCTACGGCGCCGCGCTCATCGCGGGTTCGGCCACCGGCAACAGTCTGGAAGGCTTCATCATCGTCAGCATGAACTCGGTCGGCAACGCGTCCGTCACCTTTTCGGGGCAGAACTTCGGCGCGCGGCGCTTCGACCGCATACAGCGCACCGTCGGCATCTGCGTGGGGTTGGAGTGCTTGGTGTGCGGGTTGGGCGCGGCACTCTTTTTGGGATTCGGCCGCTTTTTCCTGGGGCTGTACACCAACGATCCCATGGTCGTCGTCTACGCCTACAACCGTTTGTGGGTTACCTTGCCCCTCTATTTCGTGTGCGGCACGGCCGAGGTGTTCGCGGGCGGTATGCGCGGTATGGGTCACGCCGTCAAGCCGATGATGTCCAACCTCTTCTGTATATGTGTTTTCCGCGTGATATGGGTCAATACGATTTGCCAAATCTACCACGTGCCCGAGTTGCTCTATTTGTCCTGGCCCTTGAGCTGGCTCATCAACGTGGTTTCGTCGGGCGTTCTCTACGGCTACACCCTCTACCGCGAACGCACGCATGAATCCCCCGTCGAACCCGCGGACGAATCCCCCGTCGAGGGCGCGCCCGTCGTAGCGTAA
- a CDS encoding metallophosphoesterase, which produces MRIERTDGGAVIYKERGKPLRILQLTDIHLGCGLLCRRNDKLALSAVEKIVRAAEADFCVITGDVGYPFVTLGGSHDNLKPFRMVGDLLAKYHLPWCAVFGNHDTEPHARYQKEQLADYMISRPDCYFAKGEAGLTGCGNYCIPLKGEDGKDILALMFVDSNAYVGKSFFSGFDIIHQDQVDWYVKTIKDMSEDVERPLPSLAFFHIPPKEIKTAWDHIYRGETDDATYHLGFVQEKDNYFGYPKTLEGTFFAEMVKLGSCKGMFFGHDHLNTLSATYRGIRMTYGMSIDYFAYPHMLEKHTQRGGTIIEIYDDATFDVKLLPLDDLQ; this is translated from the coding sequence ATGAGAATAGAACGCACGGACGGCGGCGCCGTCATTTACAAGGAAAGAGGCAAACCCCTGCGCATTCTGCAACTGACCGACATCCACCTGGGGTGCGGTCTGTTGTGCCGCCGCAACGACAAATTGGCCCTCTCTGCCGTGGAGAAAATCGTACGTGCGGCCGAGGCCGATTTTTGCGTGATAACGGGGGACGTTGGGTATCCTTTCGTGACCTTGGGCGGCTCGCACGACAATCTCAAACCCTTCCGCATGGTAGGCGATCTGTTGGCCAAGTATCACCTGCCTTGGTGCGCCGTGTTCGGCAATCACGACACCGAGCCGCACGCACGCTACCAAAAGGAACAACTTGCCGACTATATGATCTCCCGGCCCGACTGCTACTTCGCCAAAGGCGAGGCGGGGCTGACGGGGTGCGGCAACTACTGCATTCCGCTCAAAGGGGAAGACGGCAAAGATATACTCGCGTTGATGTTCGTTGACAGCAACGCCTACGTCGGCAAGAGTTTTTTCTCGGGATTCGATATTATTCACCAAGACCAAGTGGATTGGTACGTCAAGACCATCAAAGATATGTCCGAGGACGTCGAACGCCCCCTGCCCTCTTTGGCATTTTTCCACATTCCGCCCAAAGAAATCAAAACGGCGTGGGATCATATCTATCGCGGAGAAACGGACGATGCCACCTATCATCTCGGCTTCGTGCAAGAGAAGGACAACTACTTCGGCTACCCCAAAACGCTGGAAGGCACGTTCTTCGCCGAAATGGTCAAGTTGGGCAGTTGCAAGGGTATGTTCTTCGGCCACGACCACCTCAATACGCTGTCCGCCACCTATCGGGGTATCCGTATGACGTACGGCATGAGCATAGACTACTTCGCCTACCCGCATATGCTCGAAAAACACACCCAACGCGGCGGCACGATCATCGAGATATACGATGACGCCACCTTCGACGTCAAATTGCTCCCATTGGACGATTTACAATAA
- a CDS encoding MFS transporter, with amino-acid sequence MKKEKQPKPYVDPKDRVPIGEMIAYGLGGLMDGGAVAMISCILLKYMTDTLCITAAAASTIMMLAKLWDAVTDPVMGFLSDNTRGRWGRRKPYMLVGGLCIVVALFLLFAPLHRMGITSQAGMIAWMLVFYLFWSTCSTVSQVPYTSMASDISPSFRERNNANTVKLVFTSAASGISYIVPLILLNALQDKGTLTTTQFWILTAVVFGSLFGGGLVVCSIFVKERVKPAPHEKKERFSFKKFIEGYVKPYKNRSYKWHIAMYVTAFTCMDMLSALAAYYASHVWRGSVLDLGFTTMRFSSLFIVAPMSVAAVLSFPLVRVMMDKKGKGFAFRMGLPFYIVGGIFFAVMDPSWCPSWLVPVVAFVMGFGFGGAQMIPWMNFPDTLDVAELKLGEHPTGTYSGMMTFARKISGALGVGMIGWILTGVGYDGYNAAVQGAEALVKEDGTSALAEAYAATKSTTIGDFFMQFNGEITAKAQELSHSGQLSIKAENFSAAAVGERIGAVLTTIRVLMGVSIAVLIALAMFSSFRFKLNNAVLTRIRFFTDAVKEGRFDSLTEEEKAERVALIERHYGKYDADADAKMIAEAKAAWDAAQPATPSEDKKD; translated from the coding sequence GTGAAAAAAGAGAAACAACCGAAACCCTACGTAGATCCCAAAGACCGCGTGCCGATAGGGGAGATGATCGCCTACGGCTTGGGCGGCTTGATGGACGGCGGCGCGGTCGCCATGATTTCGTGTATCCTGTTGAAATATATGACGGATACGCTGTGCATTACCGCCGCGGCGGCCAGCACCATCATGATGCTGGCGAAGTTGTGGGACGCCGTCACCGACCCCGTGATGGGCTTTTTGTCCGACAATACCAGGGGACGTTGGGGGCGGCGCAAGCCCTATATGCTGGTGGGCGGCTTGTGCATCGTGGTGGCTCTGTTCCTCTTGTTCGCGCCCCTGCACCGTATGGGCATTACGTCCCAGGCGGGCATGATCGCGTGGATGCTGGTATTCTATCTCTTTTGGAGCACCTGCTCCACCGTGTCGCAAGTGCCGTACACCTCGATGGCGTCGGATATTTCGCCCTCTTTCCGCGAGCGCAACAACGCCAACACGGTCAAATTGGTCTTCACCTCGGCGGCGAGCGGTATCTCCTATATCGTTCCCCTCATTCTGCTGAACGCCTTGCAGGACAAAGGCACCCTCACCACCACGCAATTCTGGATCTTAACGGCGGTCGTATTCGGCAGTCTGTTTGGCGGCGGCCTCGTCGTCTGCTCTATCTTCGTCAAAGAGCGCGTCAAGCCCGCCCCGCACGAAAAGAAAGAGCGCTTCTCCTTCAAAAAATTCATCGAGGGCTACGTCAAGCCCTATAAGAATCGCTCGTACAAGTGGCATATCGCCATGTACGTCACCGCCTTTACCTGTATGGATATGCTGTCCGCCCTGGCCGCTTACTACGCCTCGCACGTGTGGCGCGGCTCGGTGCTGGATCTGGGCTTCACGACCATGCGGTTCAGCAGCCTGTTTATCGTCGCGCCCATGTCGGTGGCGGCCGTGCTGAGCTTCCCCTTGGTGCGCGTGATGATGGACAAAAAAGGCAAGGGATTCGCCTTCCGTATGGGCCTGCCCTTCTACATCGTGGGCGGCATCTTCTTCGCCGTGATGGATCCCTCGTGGTGCCCCTCGTGGCTGGTGCCCGTGGTCGCCTTCGTGATGGGCTTCGGCTTCGGCGGCGCGCAGATGATACCTTGGATGAACTTCCCCGACACGTTGGACGTGGCCGAACTCAAATTGGGCGAACACCCCACGGGTACGTATAGCGGTATGATGACCTTTGCGCGTAAGATAAGCGGCGCATTGGGCGTGGGCATGATAGGCTGGATATTGACGGGCGTGGGATACGACGGCTACAACGCCGCCGTGCAAGGCGCGGAAGCGTTGGTCAAAGAGGACGGCACGTCGGCCTTGGCCGAGGCCTACGCCGCCACCAAATCCACCACCATCGGCGATTTCTTTATGCAATTCAACGGGGAAATCACCGCCAAAGCGCAGGAATTGTCCCATTCGGGGCAACTCTCCATCAAGGCCGAAAACTTCTCCGCCGCGGCGGTGGGCGAACGAATCGGCGCGGTGCTGACGACCATACGCGTGCTGATGGGCGTGTCCATAGCCGTGCTCATCGCGTTGGCCATGTTCTCCTCTTTCCGCTTCAAACTCAACAACGCGGTGTTGACGCGCATACGCTTCTTTACGGACGCGGTGAAAGAAGGTAGATTCGACAGCCTCACCGAGGAAGAAAAAGCCGAGCGCGTCGCCCTCATCGAACGCCATTACGGCAAATACGACGCGGACGCGGACGCTAAGATGATAGCCGAAGCCAAGGCCGCGTGGGACGCCGCGCAACCCGCGACGCCGAGCGAGGACAAAAAGGACTGA
- a CDS encoding metallophosphoesterase: MTDMENTNDTNVQEEATAQEETAVQEPVQEQAAAGVAIEDKEPMEHTNRNKKKRKRGCAIAAIVVGSIALVIILLIALVPILNVVTTKALIEQAKSFEKVAYADQLVPTKDADGYYTFTTDRDLNVLQLTDVHIGSGFLSKDEDPWAMNAVATMVRKSTPDLVIITGDISYPVPFSSGSFNNLNPAKVFANEMEALGVYWTFAFGNHDTEAYSYYTRQEICDWYAEQNFKYCLFSANNDIADKDEAESFGYGNNIIKVKNSAGVITQALVLFDSHSYTDGDVFGALWKYDNIHQNQIDWYTQEMAKLRQQNAAKGVDAPIKNLAFFHIPLREYREAWGELVETNGKMGVRGEVMANSEHVEYIYGYNDEITGASANPLAKSDENTYGVFCGVKNEALAGKFWAAAKANAMQGAFCGHDHINNFSVRYTKDDYTMRLTYGMSVDYLAYAGIFKQHSQRGCTAIVVRPDGSFDCQQRNYYTDFNVDYEVKGSEE; encoded by the coding sequence ATGACCGATATGGAAAATACGAACGACACGAACGTCCAAGAGGAAGCGACCGCCCAAGAGGAAACGGCCGTCCAAGAGCCCGTCCAAGAGCAAGCCGCCGCCGGCGTCGCCATCGAGGACAAAGAGCCTATGGAGCACACCAACCGCAACAAGAAAAAACGCAAACGCGGTTGCGCCATCGCCGCCATCGTGGTCGGCTCAATCGCTTTGGTGATTATCCTTCTCATCGCGCTCGTTCCCATTTTGAACGTCGTGACGACCAAGGCGCTTATCGAGCAGGCCAAGTCCTTCGAAAAAGTGGCCTACGCCGACCAACTCGTCCCCACCAAGGACGCGGACGGATACTACACCTTCACAACGGACAGAGATCTCAACGTATTGCAGTTGACGGACGTGCATATCGGCTCGGGATTTTTGAGCAAAGACGAGGATCCGTGGGCGATGAACGCCGTGGCCACCATGGTGCGCAAGAGCACGCCCGACCTCGTCATCATCACGGGCGACATATCCTACCCCGTGCCCTTTTCGTCGGGTTCGTTCAACAACCTCAACCCCGCCAAGGTGTTTGCCAACGAGATGGAAGCGTTGGGCGTATATTGGACGTTTGCCTTCGGCAACCACGACACCGAGGCCTATAGCTACTACACGCGCCAAGAGATTTGCGATTGGTACGCCGAGCAAAACTTCAAGTATTGCCTCTTCTCGGCCAACAACGATATCGCCGATAAGGACGAGGCCGAGAGTTTCGGCTACGGCAACAATATCATCAAGGTCAAAAACTCGGCGGGCGTCATCACCCAAGCGTTGGTCCTCTTCGACAGCCACAGTTATACGGACGGCGACGTCTTCGGCGCGCTGTGGAAATACGACAATATCCATCAAAACCAAATCGACTGGTACACGCAAGAGATGGCTAAGTTGCGCCAGCAAAACGCCGCGAAGGGCGTAGACGCACCCATCAAAAACCTCGCTTTCTTCCACATTCCTCTGCGCGAATACCGCGAAGCCTGGGGCGAATTGGTGGAGACCAACGGCAAAATGGGCGTGAGAGGCGAAGTGATGGCAAACAGCGAACACGTGGAATATATCTACGGCTACAACGACGAGATCACGGGCGCGTCCGCGAACCCCTTGGCCAAATCGGACGAAAATACCTACGGCGTGTTCTGCGGCGTCAAGAACGAGGCCCTCGCGGGCAAGTTCTGGGCGGCGGCCAAAGCCAACGCCATGCAGGGTGCGTTCTGCGGCCACGACCATATCAACAACTTCTCGGTGCGCTACACCAAAGACGACTACACCATGCGCCTGACCTACGGCATGAGCGTGGACTACCTGGCCTACGCGGGCATTTTCAAACAGCACAGCCAGCGCGGCTGCACCGCTATCGTCGTTCGTCCGGACGGCTCCTTCGATTGCCAACAACGCAACTATTACACCGACTTCAACGTGGACTACGAGGTGAAAGGCAGCGAAGAGTAA
- the yyaC gene encoding spore protease YyaC: protein MNCVIVCVGTDKICGDSLGPMVGNLLRHRYAVPCPVYGVEGRTVNGANLERYRRFLDAHYAGVPVIAVDAALGEVDEVGKIRYRLGGVQAGCALGRKSPAVGQLAVLGVVGVKGEDAISTLLEVPFALVERLAEDIARRIATALEDLRAVC, encoded by the coding sequence ATGAATTGTGTGATCGTTTGCGTGGGAACGGACAAAATATGCGGCGACAGTTTGGGCCCCATGGTGGGCAATCTCCTGCGCCATCGCTACGCGGTGCCTTGCCCCGTGTACGGGGTGGAGGGCCGCACGGTCAACGGTGCCAATCTCGAGCGGTACCGTCGGTTTTTGGACGCGCACTACGCGGGCGTGCCCGTCATCGCGGTGGACGCGGCGTTGGGCGAGGTCGACGAAGTGGGCAAAATCCGCTATCGCTTGGGCGGCGTGCAGGCGGGCTGTGCGTTGGGGCGCAAAAGCCCCGCCGTAGGGCAGTTGGCGGTGCTGGGCGTGGTGGGCGTCAAGGGCGAGGACGCCATCTCCACCTTGCTCGAGGTGCCCTTCGCCTTGGTGGAGCGGTTGGCCGAGGATATCGCCCGCCGGATAGCGACCGCGTTGGAGGACTTGCGGGCGGTATGTTGA
- a CDS encoding DUF421 domain-containing protein, whose protein sequence is MLTALEKVLIYSVVGFAFLFVIAKILGKKQIAQLDFLDYTIGISLGSIAADMAFDIERPIWYYLVGMAVFAVLDLLCSVLGRKNNFFKRVFVGKPLVLIEEGRLNYRNLNKSKLSLNEFLSLCREKGYFNLDDVAYCIFETSGKLSVLPKAGREAATALDVGARPKAPAALSKDVVMDGRVIDACLAQLGKDEAWLRSKLGGVDVKDVAIAYYLAETDEVVVHPKHLPQNDG, encoded by the coding sequence ATGTTGACGGCGCTCGAAAAGGTGCTTATCTACAGCGTTGTCGGTTTCGCTTTCCTTTTCGTCATCGCCAAGATCCTCGGCAAGAAACAAATCGCCCAACTTGACTTTCTGGACTACACCATCGGCATCTCGTTGGGGTCCATCGCGGCGGATATGGCCTTCGACATCGAGCGGCCGATATGGTACTACCTCGTGGGCATGGCCGTGTTTGCGGTCTTGGATCTGCTGTGTAGCGTATTGGGGCGCAAAAACAACTTTTTCAAGCGCGTTTTCGTGGGCAAGCCGCTCGTTTTGATAGAAGAGGGCCGCCTCAATTACCGCAATCTCAACAAGAGCAAACTGTCCCTCAACGAATTTTTGTCCCTCTGCCGCGAAAAGGGCTATTTCAATCTGGACGATGTGGCCTATTGCATTTTCGAGACCAGCGGCAAGTTGTCCGTCTTGCCCAAAGCGGGCAGAGAAGCGGCCACGGCCTTGGACGTGGGCGCACGGCCCAAAGCCCCCGCCGCGCTCAGCAAGGACGTGGTGATGGACGGCAGGGTGATAGACGCGTGCTTGGCGCAGTTGGGCAAGGACGAGGCCTGGCTTCGGTCGAAACTCGGCGGCGTGGACGTCAAAGACGTCGCCATCGCCTACTACCTCGCCGAAACGGACGAGGTGGTCGTGCACCCCAAGCACCTGCCGCAAAATGACGGGTAA